A window from Mogibacterium neglectum encodes these proteins:
- a CDS encoding PduL/EutD family phosphate acyltransferase has translation MKQIEVDIEVSARHVHLCKSDIEKLFGIGYELTPKKQIIVGYVAEERLTLVGPKGTLRNVAILGPARPETQVELAATDARNLGIEAPLRLSGDLVNTPEIKIATENGNTTEIDHGCIVAKRHIHLSKEDAEQLQVATGDEISLKIDTGCGRALTFEEVIVRVGNTRTVVHLDTDEGNAASTGKSCKGICFSK, from the coding sequence ATGAAACAGATAGAAGTAGATATAGAAGTTAGTGCTAGACATGTACACCTCTGTAAAAGCGATATAGAAAAACTTTTTGGCATTGGTTATGAGCTTACACCTAAGAAACAAATTATCGTAGGTTATGTTGCTGAAGAAAGACTTACACTTGTTGGTCCTAAAGGTACTCTTCGAAATGTAGCTATTCTAGGACCTGCTCGCCCAGAAACACAGGTCGAGTTAGCAGCAACCGATGCCAGAAATTTAGGTATCGAGGCACCTCTTAGACTTTCCGGCGATTTAGTAAATACCCCTGAGATTAAAATCGCAACCGAAAATGGGAACACCACTGAAATAGATCATGGATGCATAGTCGCAAAAAGGCACATCCATTTATCAAAAGAAGATGCGGAGCAGTTGCAGGTAGCTACTGGAGATGAAATATCTCTAAAAATTGATACAGGATGTGGCAGAGCATTAACATTTGAAGAGGTGATCGTGCGCGTCGGCAATACTAGAACAGTTGTTCACTTAGATACTGACGAGGGAAATGCGGCAAGTACAGGCAAATCATGTAAAGGAATATGCTTTTCCAAATAA
- a CDS encoding PTS transporter subunit IIC: MASFTSFLKRKDIIISGKRYGIDALGAMAQGLFCSLLIGTIINTIGVQLHIAALSQTVATIGGIKYTVGGLAMAMGGPAMACAIGYALAAPPLVLFSLITVGFASNALGGAGGPLAVLFVAIIAAECGKAVSKETKVDILVTPSVTIGIGIALSWLIAPALGSAAMKMGDIIMWATELQPLLMGIIVAVVVGIALTLPISSAAICAALGLTGLAGGAALAGCCAQMVGFAVASYEDNGVGGLVSQGIGTSMLQMGNIVRNPRIWIAPTLASVITGPIATCVFHLKMNGPAIASGMGTCGLVGPLGVYSGWIADIAKGTKTGITSVDWLGLILISVVLPAILTLIFHKAVKRAGWVKTGDQKI, translated from the coding sequence ATGGCTAGTTTTACTTCATTTCTAAAACGCAAGGATATAATAATCTCCGGAAAGAGATATGGAATTGATGCTCTAGGTGCTATGGCGCAGGGTCTATTCTGTTCTCTGTTAATCGGAACAATTATCAACACCATCGGTGTACAGCTTCATATCGCTGCCCTATCGCAGACGGTCGCTACTATCGGTGGCATCAAGTACACTGTAGGTGGTCTAGCTATGGCTATGGGCGGACCAGCAATGGCATGTGCTATTGGATATGCACTCGCTGCTCCACCGCTAGTTCTGTTCTCACTTATAACTGTAGGTTTTGCCTCAAATGCACTTGGAGGCGCCGGCGGTCCTCTAGCAGTACTCTTTGTAGCGATAATAGCAGCTGAATGCGGAAAAGCTGTTTCAAAGGAGACAAAAGTAGACATACTGGTTACACCGAGTGTAACAATCGGCATAGGAATTGCTTTATCTTGGTTAATCGCACCTGCACTCGGAAGCGCGGCTATGAAAATGGGCGATATTATCATGTGGGCAACTGAACTTCAGCCTCTACTCATGGGGATTATCGTCGCTGTAGTCGTAGGTATCGCTCTAACGTTACCAATATCTTCTGCAGCAATATGTGCAGCTCTCGGCCTAACAGGGCTCGCTGGTGGTGCGGCTCTCGCCGGCTGCTGTGCCCAGATGGTTGGATTCGCAGTTGCATCATATGAAGACAATGGCGTCGGTGGGCTAGTATCACAGGGAATTGGAACATCAATGCTTCAGATGGGCAACATAGTGAGAAATCCAAGGATTTGGATAGCTCCTACTCTCGCATCCGTTATCACTGGCCCTATCGCAACTTGTGTGTTCCATCTCAAGATGAATGGTCCTGCTATAGCAAGCGGTATGGGCACATGTGGTCTCGTTGGACCTCTAGGTGTGTACTCAGGCTGGATTGCTGATATCGCAAAAGGAACAAAAACAGGCATCACTTCAGTGGATTGGCTCGGTCTCATCCTAATATCTGTAGTTCTACCAGCAATATTAACTCTTATATTTCACAAAGCCGTTAAGAGAGCTGGCTGGGTTAAAACAGGAGATCAGAAGATATAA
- a CDS encoding transcription repressor NadR, giving the protein MQREKRKDNIIQKLQSTGSPVSASSLAKEFGVSRQIIVGDIAILRAEGHDISATPRGYMLPQVGTTPVYRIACKHDSSKILEELNAIVDCGGTLLDVSVEHPIYGELVGNLHIASRIDAKEFSDKIIESNAPPLSLLTDGIHLHAITCKDEATLERIKDKLRSIGILFE; this is encoded by the coding sequence ATGCAGAGAGAGAAGCGCAAAGACAACATAATACAGAAATTGCAGTCTACAGGTTCGCCTGTAAGCGCTTCATCTCTGGCGAAAGAGTTCGGGGTAAGCAGGCAGATAATCGTCGGAGATATCGCAATTCTCAGAGCCGAAGGTCATGATATTAGCGCAACGCCTCGTGGGTATATGTTACCTCAGGTGGGGACTACTCCAGTCTATAGAATCGCTTGTAAACACGATTCATCTAAAATCCTAGAAGAGCTAAACGCAATTGTCGACTGCGGTGGCACCTTGCTTGATGTAAGTGTTGAACATCCAATATACGGTGAGCTAGTTGGCAACCTACATATCGCCAGCAGAATTGATGCAAAGGAGTTCTCAGATAAAATCATTGAAAGCAATGCTCCCCCATTATCTCTTCTCACTGACGGAATTCACTTACATGCTATCACGTGTAAAGATGAAGCCACGCTTGAGCGGATAAAAGATAAGCTACGTTCAATTGGTATACTTTTCGAGTAA
- the rarD gene encoding EamA family transporter RarD: MKKSYEKGFFAALGCAGLWGILPIYWKSLIPIPSSTIIIYRVLMIAVVCVIAARFKYSWSRIFSPLRDWRTSLKFLVAGLIVTSNWSIGIWAVNSGHIIQTSIGYYIEPLVVCIFGAIFFKEKLTVYKSIAVIFVAISVIVILIHYGQVPGIALVLATTFAIYSAIKKTVDQPPAISLLYETIFIAPVMLCVIVWLELHGAGALGVGESYQYFLLLLCGLATAIPLGLFAYAAQRTSMFVLGLTEYLSPTLALMLGIFLYKEPVDKVLIMAFGLIWIGLIFFSYGEFKSSKDAKSSEDIQNVKAS; this comes from the coding sequence ATGAAGAAAAGTTATGAAAAGGGGTTCTTTGCCGCACTTGGTTGTGCGGGGCTATGGGGTATTCTCCCAATTTACTGGAAGTCACTAATTCCAATACCATCATCTACTATTATCATATATAGAGTTCTAATGATTGCAGTAGTTTGCGTAATTGCTGCGCGTTTTAAATACTCGTGGAGCAGGATTTTCTCACCGCTAAGGGATTGGCGGACCTCGCTTAAATTTCTCGTAGCAGGGCTTATTGTAACGAGTAACTGGAGCATTGGCATCTGGGCGGTTAACTCTGGTCATATAATCCAGACGAGTATTGGGTATTACATAGAACCGCTTGTTGTATGTATATTTGGTGCAATCTTCTTTAAAGAGAAGCTTACGGTTTATAAGTCCATAGCTGTGATATTTGTAGCTATAAGCGTAATCGTAATTTTGATTCACTATGGACAGGTTCCAGGAATTGCACTCGTACTAGCGACTACATTTGCCATTTATTCGGCAATAAAAAAGACTGTAGATCAGCCTCCTGCTATATCGCTTCTTTATGAAACTATTTTTATTGCCCCGGTTATGCTATGCGTAATAGTATGGCTCGAATTACATGGAGCAGGAGCACTTGGTGTTGGGGAGTCATATCAATACTTTCTGCTACTCCTATGCGGACTAGCAACAGCCATACCTCTTGGGCTATTCGCCTATGCTGCGCAGAGGACATCTATGTTCGTACTCGGTTTAACAGAATACCTTAGCCCCACATTGGCGTTGATGCTGGGAATATTCTTGTATAAAGAGCCTGTTGATAAGGTGCTAATTATGGCATTTGGACTGATTTGGATAGGGCTAATATTCTTTTCATATGGTGAATTTAAAAGTAGCAAGGATGCTAAGAGTAGCGAGGATATTCAAAATGTCAAAGCGAGTTAG